The DNA window TATATAATTCACGAGCAAGTCTTCCTATACGTCAAGATTAGCGTGAAATTAGAAATAAGAACTATTGATACTAGCTGATCAAATCTCCAGATAGAAAAAAATGCACTGTTCAGGAAATAAGAGAGTCAAGCGACTCAAGCCGTGACCAAGTAACCACGAAAAAATTCCACCTAAATTCTATAAAGAACATCAGCTAAGAAATTCGGATACATGTCAACATCCAAAAAACAGACTACATGGTTGCTAATTGACTTACCTCTCCAATGAGATTGTATATGAATAGAGGACTTCCGCAATACAATGTAATCTTTACGAGTGGTGTAAGTTCTAAAGTGCCTTTGGATAACTGTAGCTGAGTTGCGAAGTAATCTTGCTTTTTTTGCATCTAGCTCAGCCATCTGTTCAGCTCTTAGAAACAACTTTGTTTTCCCCATCTGCAAAGCATTTATCCTCCCTAAACTAATTAGTAATTTCTAGCATTGAAAGAATCAAAATGACAAGAGCAGTCGCAGCAATGCATATTTTTTAGCTTAACCATGCATCAGCAGCAAATAAagctctcattttttttaaacgaTGTCACAGTTCTCATTTATAGCATGATAGATGTGGGTGAGTACCGATATGCATATCTGAAGCACTAGCATCAAAGGTTATAATTGTAACTTCCTGGGTTGAAGATAACGAGAAGTTGCAtaacatgtgaaagtagttatAGCATTACCAGATATCCTTTGAGCTCCATCTTTTCCAGAATCCATTTGCATGCCACCTTTTCTTCATAACTGTTACAAAACAAATGATCTCAGGACATGAACCCGGAAAATTCTGCAAAACATTTAAGTTCACCCAGAAGAAAAcacaagaattatttttattcaatttggaaCATAAAGAAATACTTACTTCCCTTTAAAAATCTCTGGTGCAAGAATACCAAATCGAATTAGGAATTCAGAGAAGGTCCTATGAGCAGGGTAACCAGCACATTTGATTCTGATTACCTCTAGAACTCCCTACATGAATTACTATTTCCTTGAAACACATACAAGTAACTAGTATTAGACAAGACTTCAAACAAAATTCCAAATTTTACTTACACCAGAACGTAACTGTTGAATGACATTGATTTTGTCAAATGTGGCaggttttaataaattatttggtttCACACATCGAATGTAGTGGGGCTCTGTGGAATTCAGTATATCCATTAATTGCTGTAGTTGGATCTGCATCAAATTAGGTCAGAGCATCAGTGTCATGATTCTAGGTGCTATGATCACTCATGATAAATGAAATTATCCAGTAAATAAATGAAGCTTTAGTGTGGTAAAGTCTCCACCATGGTTCCAAAAGAGAAGATAGCAAAGAAGACCTTAAAACGGGAACAAACAGATGAGAACTTGGATGGTTTGGCTGACTCCTCTGAAAGTGGAGGAAAGAGACCTGCTATAAAAGAGCATTTTGAAGCACTCAACAAATCTTGATGTTCAGCAACCAcgtagtatttgtttttgtctaaAAATTGACCAGACTGATATTGAACCTGAAAAATAAGTGCATGAAATGATAATGGCTTATTCAAATTGCTAGCCAGGTAATTGAAGAGTATAATGCAGGAATAACAGCTCACCTCTCCAGCATAATGAACAATGGTAAAATCCGAGCGAGTCAGTTTTGGCTTGATGAACCGCTTATGATCTTTGAATGTTTGGTAGAGCTTTTGTGCAAATGTCTCGTGAGTTGATTTAGGAAACATGCTGCAAGAAAAAAATGCTCACCACTTAAGCAATTCACTAACAAAAATTAGAAGACCCTGCAAAGAAAGAACCTTTAGTGGGATAACATCACAACGAAAATTgcacagaaaaaacaaattcctatGATTAATTCTGCAGGATTaggacaaaaaatatataaacataccATGCTTCGTCAAGCAGAGCAATTATCCCACCCGGTTTCTGCAAAAGAACTAATTAGAGCTCTTATGCATCAAATTTCAGTCACCAGATCATCTACTAAAAGTTGAATTGCTGACAGAGAAATTCATCCACCGACTTAACATGGATGATAAAGAAAATGCACCAGATATATGTTTTCTTTAATGAATACCATTcccttatctttttttctttatgatttaTAACCTGACCTCTGAAGCTAAAATATACAGAGGGTGCAAACAGTAGAGAGTCCTAGGATACATTCACAGACAACAGTCTTAGAATTTCCAAATGGAAACAACATCGTACATTGCCCAACCAAAATGTTGCCACATCCTAGGACCTAAATATTGTTCAAATGCACTTCTCTGTAGGGCAAACCCCTATTAACAAAATCAAGTTCCACTTAATGACTTCTACTTCTGTTAAAAGGGATATCAGGCATGTAGCAATCATGTAAGCCCAACCTCCCTTACCGCTAGACTGTGATTTATAACTACAGGGAAATATAAAGAGAACCATGTAGGAATATACAAGATTGAAGAATTCAGAAAGTGTAAACCTTCTCAATAAGATCCAGAACATCTTGATTATCAACAAATTCCACATAGTTCCAATTGATTTCCTCTTTTGCATACTCCTCTTGCTCCATCTTGAATACATGCTGAATGGAACATGGCTTTCAGATTATAGGATGAGAAACATGAGCAACTAAAAGACAATCAAATATGACTAACCTCATACCTGGTTGAAGTGTTGTTGCAGCTTTTCATTTGTAAAATTAATGCAAAACTGTTCGAAACTGCCAAATGATGATGAATTAATTCAGGTCAGAATGAAAATTTATTCCAAAAGGATGTAATATGACATCAGATTTTGACATAAACTGTAAAATGACTGCTCAAAGGTGGAAGGACTCCCAAGTTTCTTCGTTGTAGCAAGGTAGGAGCTCAAGGTTCCCTATGGCTGTTTGTTCAATgacaaaataagaaatgagaTTCTCCACTATCTTAATGAGTTGTGATTCAGGACCCCCAATCCTGAATGGCAGTATAATGTAACCCAAGCCACTAATTCTTGACAATTCAGAAAATTGTAAGcctaaataaaatatcacaCCATAACTTGCTGTGAATCTTCTAATTCAAGCCAATACAACTGCACCATTGATCAAGATAGTGCCATACCATGGTCCCTTCCTTCATAGGACTGCATTTTCATATCCAACTGCCTATCTATCCAATTATGTGTGCACGTGTATATGCAGGTACCTACTTTTGTGTGAATGTATGAGCATTATTCGTTCATATAATCAAGCATTACCTGTTAGCCTTAAAGCTTTCGAAACCATAAATGTCAAGGATCCCAATCAGGCATTTTGAGTTAGGATCTTGCCCAATGGAGACATTAATTTTATCCACCAACCTGGACAGAATAATCGTAGATGCATCCTTAGAGGAACATAGACTAAGAAACCACTTTAATGTTCTATAAGTTACCAAGCCTATAACAATGATCCATTAACTACCCGCTTACCACTCAAACAAGCGAGAATATATTGTCTTGGCCAAACCATCCCTGCTCACTGCTGCAGCATGAGGATCAAGACTTCTCTTGATGATTTCTTCTGGGGTTATCATTACACGCTTACACAGTGCATCTTCCAATGAAAGAGGATCGCACCTGAAACAATATCAACTCATATGACATTGAAATATGAAAGTGAAATGAAATCTAACCATAAAGCTATGAATCTCTAGTCTCACATGAGAAGGTCTGCTGTCATTTGAAGATGAAATAGGGATTGCTCATCTTTTACTACAGCTGAATCAATGTCTTCATCcttttcaaaattgatattaccAAGATGAAGAATCGCAGCCACAACTCTGAAAATAGCATCCTGGGAGAGAGATTGCAGTTATCATTTACAAACAAGTTTAACACTTTCCTAGATGATAAATTTTATTGGCAAAGCACAAAAGAACAAATAATGATACATGAAATGCTTACAGATAATTCTATCACTATAGGCATATCATCATCCTCAAGataacaagtttaaataatacaggacaagaaatgaaaagaacaaGCATATTAGGATCAATAGCAGAGGCCAGACCTGCTCTTTCTCATTTATCCCGACAACATCCATGGCTCTCCTAGTGGCGATATACTCTTGGGCATCACTAACACCAACCAGCTCATAGCAATTGGATTGATTAAGGTAGTGAAAAGACTTGGGATTTCCCAGCTTATATTTCTCAATCTCCTGACAAGACTCAAAGTCTATTAGCTATAATGATGGCTAGATACTTGATTGACTACAAAGGTAGGAAAAAAGAATATCTAGCTAAGATACCTACCTCATGTGGTGCAGCACATAAAAGGTAAAAACAGTGATAGTTGCGCTCTGGGTCAGAAATTTGGCAAACACGAGACCTCTCGAGAAGATAAGTTCTGATAGCTGCTCCAGATATTCTTCCCTTCTTATCAAACTGGATCTCAACAAATTTTCCAAAACGGCTGAATCAAAATAGTCAAGATGACATCAGAAGGTAGAGACTGCCATCTATGCAAATGAGTGAAACACATTCACAATCATCCACTCTCTCTTAACAGCTGGAAAAATTACATGTGAGAAAAGAGAGGAGGTATAATCTAGATACTAATAGGTTGATGTTTTCTTGTAACTATTTCCAAAGTTAATTAACAAGCGTGCAAGTATGTGAGGTCACAGTATGTAAAAGCTTGTGGTGCTTGTAGATGCAAAGACATTCTTTAAATGTTTCCATCCTTTCAGGATACAAATAAGCAACAAGGAAGAAAAGGCAGGCATGATATTTCTCACCtagaattgttatttttagcaGTCTTTGCGTTGCCAAATGCTTCAAGAACTGGATTTGACTGCATAACACTAGTTAGTACAACGActtaaaatttttctaagttAAAAATTCAGTGAACAtagctaaaatgaaaaaaagaggcAACCATCTAGCATTCATTTCAGCTTCGGTTTTTACAAATGATGAAAAGTAATTAACTTTGGGTCTCATTAcaataggaaaaagaaatgcAAATAAGCATGAAAAACCTACATTGAGCTCTAATATAGGAAGACATGTTTGTCATACATTTAGCTCTAGAATCCTTCAAATGTGCTTCTGTAAAGCTCAATGGTATAAGGGATCCAACTTAGGTAAAGCTCAATGGTATAAGGGATCCAACTTATGTCAAGCTCAATGGTATAAGggatcaaaacaataaaaacactgTGATCAACAAAAAACCACCCATAGAGCATTACCTAATCAAACATGCTAAAGTTGCCAACTAGTCCAAGATATTGTCCTTGATAATCTACTCAGTTTCCTGCTTCTACATAATACCAGGATGGCTTACATAAAGCAGCATGTGTCCACCAAGACAAAACtgactaaaattttaaactatgcTGCACATACCTAGGTGATTCAATCATGACCAAGATAATTCATTACTG is part of the Populus trichocarpa isolate Nisqually-1 chromosome 2, P.trichocarpa_v4.1, whole genome shotgun sequence genome and encodes:
- the LOC7471987 gene encoding myosin-9 isoform X2 — encoded protein: MPANVEIGSHVWVEDPEVAWIDGIVINIEQDEVEVQTSDGKTVAVSSSRIYPNDVEALSGGVDDMTRLQYLHEPAVLHNLATRYEINEIYTYSGNILIAVNPFQPLSHLYDVYVMERYKGAPIEGLSPHVFTIADVAYREMIKEGRSNSILVSGESGAGKTETTKMLMRYLAYLGGHSGAEGRTVEQQVLESNPVLEAFGNAKTAKNNNSSRFGKFVEIQFDKKGRISGAAIRTYLLERSRVCQISDPERNYHCFYLLCAAPHEEIEKYKLGNPKSFHYLNQSNCYELVGVSDAQEYIATRRAMDVVGINEKEQDAIFRVVAAILHLGNINFEKDEDIDSAVVKDEQSLFHLQMTADLLMCDPLSLEDALCKRVMITPEEIIKRSLDPHAAAVSRDGLAKTIYSRLFEWLVDKINVSIGQDPNSKCLIGILDIYGFESFKANSFEQFCINFTNEKLQQHFNQHVFKMEQEEYAKEEINWNYVEFVDNQDVLDLIEKKPGGIIALLDEACMFPKSTHETFAQKLYQTFKDHKRFIKPKLTRSDFTIVHYAGEVQYQSGQFLDKNKYYVVAEHQDLLSASKCSFIAGLFPPLSEESAKPSKFSSVCSRFKIQLQQLMDILNSTEPHYIRCVKPNNLLKPATFDKINVIQQLRSGGVLEVIRIKCAGYPAHRTFSEFLIRFGILAPEIFKGNYEEKVACKWILEKMELKGYLMGKTKLFLRAEQMAELDAKKARLLRNSATVIQRHFRTYTTRKDYIVLRKSSIHIQSHWRGRLARELYKYKRKEVAAVKIQKNLRRQLARRAYTDIRISALVVQTGFRAMAARKDFRFREQTKAATIIQTCWRCHRAVSYYKKLKKASVISQSRWRGRTVKNLEAATIIQAYWRRYRAVSYYKKLKTASAISQCTWRRTAGKEHSNVKMAIRETGSDEEENYKLEKQVEELRCCFPSEKHPKMDLEETKTQEIDESWFSLQTSQNKVDETNALPPEEHYAVLRTIAVHPAVIETSTPISDSKKVENLNAEVKKLKALLLSEKQRADNFERTYAEVCKLSEKRRKKLEETERRVYRLQASLNKMLYSMSDQFAELKMILYASSNSNSTSLPVKIDVQADVAPNNSDASSSDSDFTFPVPALASVDFSSPDPNAFQLIVQDLSTTEISGSDNGDKEGAFDDFF
- the LOC7471987 gene encoding myosin-9 isoform X5; protein product: MFLQLLMLHTEGRSNSILVSGESGAGKTETTKMLMRYLAYLGGHSGAEGRTVEQQVLESNPVLEAFGNAKTAKNNNSSRFGKFVEIQFDKKGRISGAAIRTYLLERSRVCQISDPERNYHCFYLLCAAPHEEIEKYKLGNPKSFHYLNQSNCYELVGVSDAQEYIATRRAMDVVGINEKEQDAIFRVVAAILHLGNINFEKDEDIDSAVVKDEQSLFHLQMTADLLMCDPLSLEDALCKRVMITPEEIIKRSLDPHAAAVSRDGLAKTIYSRLFEWLVDKINVSIGQDPNSKCLIGILDIYGFESFKANSFEQFCINFTNEKLQQHFNQHVFKMEQEEYAKEEINWNYVEFVDNQDVLDLIEKKPGGIIALLDEACMFPKSTHETFAQKLYQTFKDHKRFIKPKLTRSDFTIVHYAGEVQYQSGQFLDKNKYYVVAEHQDLLSASKCSFIAGLFPPLSEESAKPSKFSSVCSRFKIQLQQLMDILNSTEPHYIRCVKPNNLLKPATFDKINVIQQLRSGGVLEVIRIKCAGYPAHRTFSEFLIRFGILAPEIFKGNYEEKVACKWILEKMELKGYLMGKTKLFLRAEQMAELDAKKARLLRNSATVIQRHFRTYTTRKDYIVLRKSSIHIQSHWRGRLARELYKYKRKEVAAVKIQKNLRRQLARRAYTDIRISALVVQTGFRAMAARKDFRFREQTKAATIIQTCWRCHRAVSYYKKLKKASVISQSRWRGRTVKNLEAATIIQAYWRRYRAVSYYKKLKTASAISQCTWRRTAGKEHSNVKMAIRETGSDEEENYKLEKQVEELRCCFPSEKHPKMDLEETKTQEIDESWFSLQTSQNKVDETNALPPEEHYAVLRTIAVHPAVIETSTPISDSKKVENLNAEVKKLKALLLSEKQRADNFERTYAEVCKLSEKRRKKLEETERRVYRLQASLNKMLYSMSDQFAELKMILYASSNSNSTSLPVKIDVQADVAPNNSDASSSDSDFTFPVPALASVDFSSPDPNAFQLIVQDLSTTEISGSDNGDKEGAFDDFF
- the LOC7471987 gene encoding myosin-9 isoform X3; the encoded protein is MGMPANVEIGSHVWVEDPEVAWIDGIVINIEQDEVEVQTSDGKTVAVSSSRIYPNDVEALSGGVDDMTRLQYLHEPAVLHNLATRYEINEIYTYSGNILIAVNPFQPLSHLYDVYVMERYKGAPIEGLSPHVFTIADVAYREMIKEGRSNSILVSGESGAGKTETTKMLMRYLAYLGGHSGAEGRTVEQQVLESNPVLEAFGNAKTAKNNNSSRFGKFVEIQFDKKGRISGAAIRTYLLERSRVCQISDPERNYHCFYLLCAAPHEEIEKYKLGNPKSFHYLNQSNCYELVGVSDAQEYIATRRAMDVVGINEKEQDAIFRVVAAILHLGNINFEKDEDIDSAVVKDEQSLFHLQMTADLLMCDPLSLEDALCKRVMITPEEIIKRSLDPHAAAVSRDGLAKTIYSRLFEWLVDKINVSIGQDPNSKCLIGILDIYGFESFKANSFEQFCINFTNEKLQQHFNQHVFKMEQEEYAKEEINWNYVEFVDNQDVLDLIEKKPGGIIALLDEACMFPKSTHETFAQKLYQTFKDHKRFIKPKLTRSDFTIVHYAGEVQYQSGQFLDKNKYYVVAEHQDLLSASKCSFIAGLFPPLSEESAKPSKFSSVCSRFKIQLQQLMDILNSTEPHYIRCVKPNNLLKPATFDKINVIQQLRSGGVLEVIRIKCAGYPAHRTFSEFLIRFGILAPEIFKGNYEEKVACKWILEKMELKGYLMGKTKLFLRAEQMAELDAKKARLLRNSATVIQRHFRTYTTRKDYIVLRKSSIHIQSHWRGRLARELYKYKRKEVAAVKIQKNLRRQLARRAYTDIRISALVVQTGFRAMAARKDFRFREQTKAATIIQTCWRCHRAVSYYKKLKKASVISQSRWRGRTVKNLEAATIIQAYWRRYRAVSYYKKLKTASAISQCTWRRTAGKEHSNVKMAIRETGSDEEENYKLEKQVEELRCCFPSEKHPKMDLEETKTQEIDESWFSLQTSQNKVDETNALPPEEHYAVLRTIAVHPAVIETSTPISDSKKVENLNAEVKKLKALLLSEKQRADNFERTYAEVCKLSEKRRKKLEETERRVYRLQASLNNVSQDVIFHVRSICRAENDLICFIELKFNFPTRQN
- the LOC7471987 gene encoding myosin-9 isoform X6, translated to MQSNPVLEAFGNAKTAKNNNSSRFGKFVEIQFDKKGRISGAAIRTYLLERSRVCQISDPERNYHCFYLLCAAPHEEIEKYKLGNPKSFHYLNQSNCYELVGVSDAQEYIATRRAMDVVGINEKEQDAIFRVVAAILHLGNINFEKDEDIDSAVVKDEQSLFHLQMTADLLMCDPLSLEDALCKRVMITPEEIIKRSLDPHAAAVSRDGLAKTIYSRLFEWLVDKINVSIGQDPNSKCLIGILDIYGFESFKANSFEQFCINFTNEKLQQHFNQHVFKMEQEEYAKEEINWNYVEFVDNQDVLDLIEKKPGGIIALLDEACMFPKSTHETFAQKLYQTFKDHKRFIKPKLTRSDFTIVHYAGEVQYQSGQFLDKNKYYVVAEHQDLLSASKCSFIAGLFPPLSEESAKPSKFSSVCSRFKIQLQQLMDILNSTEPHYIRCVKPNNLLKPATFDKINVIQQLRSGGVLEVIRIKCAGYPAHRTFSEFLIRFGILAPEIFKGNYEEKVACKWILEKMELKGYLMGKTKLFLRAEQMAELDAKKARLLRNSATVIQRHFRTYTTRKDYIVLRKSSIHIQSHWRGRLARELYKYKRKEVAAVKIQKNLRRQLARRAYTDIRISALVVQTGFRAMAARKDFRFREQTKAATIIQTCWRCHRAVSYYKKLKKASVISQSRWRGRTVKNLEAATIIQAYWRRYRAVSYYKKLKTASAISQCTWRRTAGKEHSNVKMAIRETGSDEEENYKLEKQVEELRCCFPSEKHPKMDLEETKTQEIDESWFSLQTSQNKVDETNALPPEEHYAVLRTIAVHPAVIETSTPISDSKKVENLNAEVKKLKALLLSEKQRADNFERTYAEVCKLSEKRRKKLEETERRVYRLQASLNKMLYSMSDQFAELKMILYASSNSNSTSLPVKIDVQADVAPNNSDASSSDSDFTFPVPALASVDFSSPDPNAFQLIVQDLSTTEISGSDNGDKEGAFDDFF
- the LOC7471987 gene encoding myosin-9 isoform X4, with product MGMPANVEIGSHVWVEDPEVAWIDGIVINIEQDEVEVQTSDGKTVAVSSSRIYPNDVEALSGGVDDMTRLQYLHEPAVLHNLATRYEINEIYTYSGNILIAVNPFQPLSHLYDVYVMERYKGAPIEGLSPHVFTIADVAYREMIKEGRSNSILVSGESGAGKTETTKMLMRYLAYLGGHSGAEGRTVEQQVLESNPVLEAFGNAKTAKNNNSSRFGKFVEIQFDKKGRISGAAIRTYLLERSRVCQISDPERNYHCFYLLCAAPHEEIEKYKLGNPKSFHYLNQSNCYELVGVSDAQEYIATRRAMDVVGINEKEQDAIFRVVAAILHLGNINFEKDEDIDSAVVKDEQSLFHLQMTADLLMCDPLSLEDALCKRVMITPEEIIKRSLDPHAAAVSRDGLAKTIYSRLFEWLVDKINVSIGQDPNSKCLIGILDIYGFESFKANSFEQFCINFTNEKLQQHFNQHVFKMEQEEYAKEEINWNYVEFVDNQDVLDLIEKKPGGIIALLDEACMFPKSTHETFAQKLYQTFKDHKRFIKPKLTRSDFTIVHYAGEVQYQSGQFLDKNKYYVVAEHQDLLSASKCSFIAGLFPPLSEESAKPSKFSSVCSRFKIQLQQLMDILNSTEPHYIRCVKPNNLLKPATFDKINVIQQLRSGGVLEVIRIKCAGYPAHRTFSEFLIRFGILAPEIFKGNYEEKVACKWILEKMELKGYLMGKTKLFLRAEQMAELDAKKARLLRNSATVIQRHFRTYTTRKDYIVLRKSSIHIQSHWRGRLARELYKYKRKEVAAVKIQKNLRRQLARRAYTDIRISALVVQTGFRAMAARKDFRFREQTKAATIIQTCWRCHRAVSYYKKLKKASVISQSRWRGRTVKNLEAATIIQAYWRRYRAVSYYKKLKTASAISQCTWRRTAGKEHSNVKMAIRETGSDEEENYKLEKQVEELRCCFPSEKHPKMDLEETKTQEIDESWFSLQTSQNKVDETNALPPEEHYAVLRTIAVHPAVIETSTPISDSKKVENLNAEVKKLKDVIFHVRSICRAENDLICFIELKFNFPTRQN